A region from the Thauera humireducens genome encodes:
- a CDS encoding branched-chain amino acid ABC transporter permease yields MIYRENGQFKTSYLADQQIFTIAQDKWFVLGLIAFAAIGVPLLADEYLFRAVLIPFLVLSLAALGVNLLVGYCGQITLGAGAFMAIGAYAAYNFMVRIDGMPLILAMLLGGVAAAGFGILFGIPSLRVRGLYLAVATLAAQFLCDWAFLRIGWFTNNSSSGSVSVAKLDAFGWIIDSPAEKYLFCLAFVVVFALLAKNLTRATIGRQWMAIRDMDVAAEVIGIRPMYAKLSAFAVSSFVVGVAGALWGFVHLGSWEPAAFSVDRSFQLLFMVIIGGMGSIMGSFFGAAFIVVLPIFLNQFLPFLGSLVGVTVSTAGISHAEFIIFGSLIIFFLIVEPHGLARLWSIAKQKLRLWPFPH; encoded by the coding sequence GTGATTTATCGTGAGAATGGCCAGTTCAAGACGAGCTACCTGGCCGACCAACAGATCTTCACCATTGCCCAGGACAAGTGGTTTGTCCTCGGCCTGATCGCCTTCGCCGCCATCGGCGTGCCCCTCCTCGCGGACGAGTATCTGTTCCGTGCCGTGCTGATTCCCTTCCTGGTGCTGTCGCTGGCGGCGCTGGGGGTGAACCTGCTGGTGGGCTACTGCGGCCAGATCACGCTGGGCGCGGGCGCCTTCATGGCGATCGGGGCGTATGCCGCATACAACTTCATGGTGCGCATCGACGGCATGCCGCTCATCCTCGCAATGCTGCTCGGTGGTGTGGCGGCGGCGGGCTTCGGCATCCTGTTCGGCATTCCCAGCCTGCGGGTGCGCGGCCTCTACCTTGCGGTGGCGACGCTGGCCGCGCAGTTCCTGTGCGACTGGGCCTTCCTGCGCATCGGCTGGTTCACCAACAACTCCAGCTCGGGTTCGGTGTCGGTCGCCAAGCTCGACGCCTTCGGCTGGATCATCGACTCGCCGGCCGAGAAGTACCTGTTCTGCCTGGCCTTCGTCGTGGTGTTCGCGCTGCTGGCCAAGAACCTGACCCGCGCGACCATCGGCCGCCAGTGGATGGCGATCCGCGACATGGACGTGGCCGCCGAGGTGATTGGCATCCGCCCGATGTACGCCAAGCTGTCGGCCTTCGCGGTCAGCTCCTTTGTCGTCGGTGTGGCGGGTGCGCTGTGGGGCTTCGTGCACCTGGGTTCGTGGGAGCCGGCGGCGTTCTCGGTCGATCGCTCCTTCCAGCTGCTGTTCATGGTCATCATCGGTGGCATGGGTTCGATCATGGGCAGCTTCTTCGGCGCCGCCTTCATCGTGGTCCTGCCGATCTTCCTGAACCAGTTCCTGCCTTTCCTCGGCAGCCTGGTGGGTGTGACGGTGTCGACCGCCGGCATCTCGCATGCCGAGTTCATCATCTTTGGTTCGCTGATCATTTTCTTCCTGATCGTCGAGCCGCATGGCCTCGCCCGACTGTGGTCGATCGCCAAGCAGAAACTGCGTCTGTGGCCTTTCCCGCATTGA
- a CDS encoding phenylacetate--CoA ligase family protein, translating into MNFYDTRETRPPEARERELMERLPAQIAHARAGAPAFGRLLADVEPDSVTSRSALATLPVTRKSELLEMQKAARPFGGFAAVGWGSACRRVFASPGPLYEPEGAGPDYYRLARALFAAGFRAGDLVHNAFSYHFTPAGSMMETAAHALGCTVFPAGVGQTEQQLAAIADLQPNAYVGTPSFLRILLEKADELGVKLSFTKAFVSGEAFPPSLRDAFAARGISAYQAYATADIGLIAYETEAREGLVVDEDIVLEIVRPGTGDPVAPGEVGEVVVTTFNPDYPLVRFGTGDLSALLPGSSPCGRTNLRIKGWMGRADQTTKVKGMFVHPGQIAQVVRRHPEIVRARLVVDNPDLNDRMTLMCEVAGGGSEALATAVAASIREVTKLRGEVAFLPNGALANDGKVIDDVRTYA; encoded by the coding sequence ATGAACTTCTACGACACGCGGGAAACCCGCCCCCCCGAAGCGCGCGAGCGCGAGCTGATGGAGCGACTGCCGGCGCAGATCGCCCACGCCCGTGCCGGTGCGCCGGCTTTCGGCCGCCTGCTGGCGGACGTCGAACCCGACTCGGTGACGAGCCGGTCGGCGCTCGCCACCTTGCCGGTGACACGAAAGTCGGAACTGCTGGAGATGCAGAAGGCGGCGCGCCCGTTCGGCGGCTTTGCCGCCGTCGGCTGGGGCAGTGCCTGCCGTCGCGTGTTTGCGTCGCCCGGGCCGCTGTACGAACCCGAAGGGGCGGGTCCCGACTACTACCGCCTGGCGCGGGCGCTGTTCGCCGCAGGTTTCCGCGCCGGCGATCTGGTGCACAACGCCTTCTCCTATCACTTCACGCCGGCCGGTTCGATGATGGAAACCGCGGCCCATGCGCTGGGCTGCACGGTCTTCCCGGCCGGAGTCGGCCAGACCGAGCAGCAGCTGGCAGCCATCGCCGACCTGCAGCCCAATGCCTACGTCGGCACGCCGTCCTTCCTGCGCATCCTGTTGGAGAAGGCGGATGAACTGGGCGTGAAGCTGTCCTTCACCAAGGCCTTCGTGTCGGGCGAGGCCTTTCCGCCCAGCCTGCGCGACGCCTTCGCCGCACGTGGCATCTCGGCCTACCAGGCCTATGCAACCGCCGATATCGGCCTCATCGCCTACGAGACCGAGGCCCGCGAAGGGCTGGTGGTGGACGAGGACATCGTGCTCGAGATCGTTCGTCCGGGCACCGGCGATCCCGTGGCGCCGGGCGAGGTGGGCGAGGTCGTCGTCACCACCTTCAATCCCGACTATCCGCTGGTGCGCTTCGGCACCGGTGACCTGTCGGCGCTGCTCCCCGGCAGCTCGCCCTGCGGTCGCACCAACCTGCGCATCAAGGGCTGGATGGGGCGCGCCGACCAGACGACGAAGGTCAAGGGCATGTTCGTGCATCCAGGCCAGATCGCACAGGTGGTGCGCCGTCACCCCGAGATCGTGCGGGCGCGACTGGTGGTGGACAACCCCGATCTCAACGACCGCATGACCCTGATGTGCGAAGTGGCTGGCGGCGGCAGCGAAGCCCTGGCAACGGCGGTCGCGGCCAGCATCCGCGAGGTGACCAAGCTGCGTGGCGAGGTCGCCTTCCTGCCGAACGGTGCGCTGGCCAACGATGGCAAGGTCATCGACGACGTGCGCACCTACGCGTAA
- a CDS encoding ABC transporter ATP-binding protein: protein MNAPNSAFLSVNNIEVIYNHVILVLKGVSLSVQEGSIVALLGGNGAGKTTTLRAVSNLLKGERGEVTKGSVEYKGERVEAMTPADLVKRGVVQVMEGRHCFGHLTIEENLRTGAYTRTDGKAAVEETLEKVYNYFPRLKTRRNSQAAYTSGGEQQMCAIGRALMAKPRLVLLDEPSMGLAPLIVEEVFEIVKDLNAKEKVSFLLAEQNTMVALRYADFGYIMENGRIVMEGAASELSNNEDVKEFYLGLSGEGRKSFREIKHYRRRKRWLS, encoded by the coding sequence ATGAACGCTCCGAACTCAGCATTCCTCAGCGTCAACAACATCGAGGTCATCTACAACCACGTGATCCTCGTCCTGAAGGGCGTGTCCCTGTCGGTGCAGGAGGGCAGCATCGTGGCCCTACTCGGCGGCAACGGCGCCGGCAAGACGACCACGCTGCGCGCGGTCAGCAACCTGCTGAAGGGTGAGCGCGGCGAGGTGACGAAGGGCTCGGTCGAGTACAAGGGCGAGCGCGTCGAGGCGATGACGCCGGCGGACCTCGTCAAGCGCGGCGTGGTGCAGGTCATGGAAGGCCGCCACTGCTTCGGCCACCTGACGATCGAGGAGAACCTGCGCACCGGCGCCTACACCCGCACCGACGGCAAGGCGGCCGTCGAGGAAACGCTGGAGAAGGTCTACAACTACTTCCCGCGTCTGAAGACGCGTCGCAACAGCCAGGCGGCCTACACGTCCGGCGGTGAACAGCAGATGTGCGCGATTGGCCGTGCGTTGATGGCCAAGCCTCGTCTGGTGCTGCTGGACGAACCCTCGATGGGCCTCGCGCCGCTGATCGTCGAGGAGGTGTTCGAGATCGTCAAGGATCTGAACGCCAAGGAGAAGGTGAGCTTCCTGCTCGCCGAACAGAACACCATGGTCGCGCTGCGCTATGCCGACTTCGGCTACATCATGGAGAACGGCCGCATCGTGATGGAAGGCGCCGCCAGCGAGCTGTCGAACAACGAGGACGTGAAGGAGTTCTACCTCGGCCTGTCGGGCGAAGGGCGCAAGAGCTTCCGCGAGATCAAGCACTACCGCCGGCGCAAGCGCTGGCTGAGCTGA
- a CDS encoding PhaM family polyhydroxyalkanoate granule multifunctional regulatory protein — MSQDQNAQDPLEFVRGMWNSMGFSLPGMVTPTLDVDELDKRIADMKAVEGWLKMNLNMLQMSIQGLEMQRAAIAAVKAMSQQAKAGDDQADAGANPFAAAAAMWPWNFMNGEQGTAADVPPSASEPKTTRSTRRKPSDGK, encoded by the coding sequence ATGTCGCAAGATCAGAACGCTCAGGACCCGCTCGAATTCGTCCGCGGCATGTGGAACAGCATGGGCTTCTCCCTGCCGGGCATGGTGACGCCGACGCTCGATGTCGACGAGCTCGACAAGCGCATCGCCGACATGAAGGCGGTCGAGGGCTGGCTCAAGATGAACCTGAACATGCTGCAGATGAGCATCCAGGGCCTGGAGATGCAGCGCGCGGCGATCGCTGCCGTCAAGGCAATGAGCCAGCAGGCCAAGGCCGGCGACGACCAGGCCGACGCCGGCGCCAACCCGTTTGCCGCCGCTGCCGCGATGTGGCCGTGGAACTTCATGAATGGCGAACAGGGCACTGCGGCCGACGTACCACCGTCTGCGTCCGAACCCAAGACGACGCGCAGCACGCGCCGCAAACCCTCCGACGGCAAATAG
- a CDS encoding AMP-dependent synthetase/ligase, whose product MSDKQVRNAGQEGGLDTFPRYLMHHAQVRPQRPAMREKKYGIWQTYSWAQVAENVRAIACGLAQLGFKRGDRIAIVGDNRPRLYWSVAACQCLGGIPVMMYQDAVAQEMVYVLQDAEIKFAIVEDQEQVDKMLEIAGEAPLLEHVIYDDARGMRHYTQTLLMGLDELQEMGRIHDRNQPDFLDGEIAKGSPDDISVMLYTSGTTGKPKGVCQTHEAFISAARGGMQFDRLTDQEDILSYLPMAWVGDHLFSFAQATVAGFTINCPESGETVMTDLREIGPTYYFAPPRVFENLLTQVMIRMEDAGSLKRKVFHHFMDVARRCGADILDGKPVSGGDRFQYWLGNLLVYGPLKNVLGMSRIRVAYTAGAAIGPDLFRFYRSIGINLKQLYGQTETCAYVCLQPDGQIKLDSVGKPAPFVEVKLADNGEILVKGPMLLKAYYKRPDATAESINAEGYFMTGDAGYFDEDGHLKIIDRAKDVGKMSNGSMFAPNYIENKLKFFQHIKEAVTFGNGKDFVTAFINIDLEAVGNWAEKKGMAYSGYADLAQQSAVYELIRGCVEKINADLATDPKMSGAQIKRFLVLHKELDADDGELTRTRKVRRNFIAEKYGVLVDAMFEGRKSQFIETQVKYEDGRTGKVSADLRIEEVKTFAPQAGQRAA is encoded by the coding sequence ATGTCCGACAAGCAAGTGCGGAATGCAGGGCAGGAAGGGGGGCTGGATACCTTTCCGCGTTACCTGATGCACCATGCGCAGGTGCGGCCGCAGCGGCCCGCCATGCGCGAGAAGAAATACGGCATCTGGCAGACCTATAGCTGGGCGCAGGTGGCCGAGAACGTGCGGGCGATCGCCTGCGGGCTGGCGCAACTGGGCTTCAAGCGCGGCGACCGCATCGCCATCGTCGGCGACAACCGGCCGCGGCTGTACTGGTCGGTGGCCGCCTGCCAGTGCCTCGGCGGCATTCCGGTGATGATGTACCAGGACGCCGTGGCGCAGGAAATGGTCTACGTGCTGCAGGACGCCGAGATCAAGTTCGCCATCGTCGAGGACCAGGAGCAGGTGGACAAGATGCTCGAGATCGCCGGCGAGGCGCCGTTGCTCGAGCATGTGATCTACGACGACGCCCGCGGCATGCGCCACTACACCCAGACCCTGCTGATGGGGCTGGACGAGTTGCAGGAGATGGGGCGCATCCACGACCGCAACCAGCCGGACTTTCTCGACGGCGAGATCGCCAAGGGTTCGCCCGACGACATCTCGGTAATGCTGTACACCTCGGGCACCACCGGCAAGCCCAAGGGCGTGTGCCAGACGCACGAGGCCTTCATCTCGGCGGCGCGCGGTGGCATGCAGTTCGACAGGCTCACCGACCAAGAGGACATCCTCTCGTACCTGCCGATGGCCTGGGTGGGCGACCACCTGTTCTCCTTCGCCCAGGCGACCGTGGCCGGTTTCACCATCAACTGCCCGGAATCCGGCGAAACGGTGATGACCGACCTGCGCGAGATCGGCCCCACCTACTACTTCGCCCCGCCGCGCGTGTTCGAGAACCTGCTGACCCAGGTCATGATCCGCATGGAGGACGCCGGCAGCCTCAAGCGCAAGGTCTTCCATCACTTCATGGATGTCGCCCGCCGCTGCGGCGCCGACATCCTCGACGGCAAGCCGGTGTCGGGGGGCGACCGCTTCCAGTACTGGCTGGGCAACCTGCTGGTATATGGCCCGCTCAAGAACGTGCTCGGCATGAGCCGCATCCGCGTGGCCTACACCGCCGGCGCGGCGATCGGGCCGGACCTGTTCCGCTTCTACCGTTCGATCGGCATCAACCTCAAGCAGCTCTATGGCCAGACCGAAACCTGCGCCTACGTGTGCCTGCAGCCCGACGGCCAGATCAAGCTGGATTCGGTGGGCAAGCCCGCGCCCTTCGTCGAGGTCAAGCTGGCCGACAACGGCGAGATCCTGGTGAAGGGGCCGATGCTGCTGAAGGCCTACTACAAGCGCCCGGACGCCACCGCCGAGTCGATCAACGCCGAGGGCTACTTCATGACCGGCGACGCGGGCTACTTCGACGAGGACGGCCACCTGAAGATCATCGACCGCGCCAAGGACGTCGGCAAGATGTCGAACGGCTCGATGTTCGCGCCCAACTACATCGAGAACAAGCTCAAGTTCTTCCAGCACATCAAGGAAGCGGTGACCTTCGGCAACGGCAAGGACTTCGTCACCGCCTTCATCAACATCGACCTCGAGGCGGTGGGCAACTGGGCGGAGAAGAAGGGCATGGCCTACTCCGGCTACGCCGATCTGGCCCAGCAGTCGGCGGTGTATGAGCTGATCCGCGGCTGCGTCGAGAAGATCAATGCCGACCTCGCGACCGATCCGAAGATGAGCGGCGCCCAGATCAAGCGCTTCCTGGTGCTGCACAAGGAACTCGATGCCGACGACGGCGAGCTGACCCGCACGCGCAAGGTGCGCCGCAACTTCATCGCCGAGAAGTACGGCGTGCTGGTCGACGCAATGTTCGAGGGCAGGAAGAGCCAGTTCATCGAGACCCAGGTCAAGTACGAGGACGGCCGTACCGGCAAGGTCTCCGCCGACCTGCGCATCGAGGAAGTGAAGACCTTTGCGCCGCAGGCCGGCCAGCGCGCGGCCTGA
- a CDS encoding branched-chain amino acid ABC transporter permease, producing the protein MGFFIETMLGGLMTGMLYSLVALGFVLIFKASGVFNFAQGAMVLVAALAMARFSEWANAALGGDSLFLANVIGIIGAGVVMFIVAWGVERFVLRKLVNQEGATLLMVTLGIAYVLEGLGQTFFGSEIYSINVGMPKDPVIMFEGLIEGGVMINKEDFIAAALAAVLVGGLTIFFQKTAIGRALRAVADDHQAAQSVGIPLNKTWVIVWCVAGLVALVAGIIWGSKMGVQFSLVTVALRALPVVILGGLTSVPGAIVGGLIIGVGEKLSEVYIGPMVGGGIEIWFAYVMALIVLLFRPQGLFGEKIINRV; encoded by the coding sequence ATGGGATTCTTTATCGAAACGATGTTGGGCGGGCTGATGACCGGCATGCTGTACTCGCTGGTCGCCCTGGGCTTCGTGCTCATCTTCAAGGCCTCCGGCGTGTTCAATTTCGCCCAGGGCGCGATGGTGCTGGTGGCGGCGCTCGCGATGGCGCGTTTCTCGGAATGGGCCAACGCCGCGCTGGGCGGTGACAGCCTGTTCCTGGCCAACGTGATCGGCATCATCGGTGCCGGCGTGGTGATGTTCATCGTGGCGTGGGGCGTGGAGCGCTTCGTGCTGCGCAAGCTGGTGAATCAGGAAGGCGCGACGCTGCTGATGGTCACGCTGGGCATCGCCTACGTGCTCGAGGGCCTCGGTCAGACCTTCTTCGGCAGCGAGATCTACTCGATCAACGTCGGCATGCCGAAGGACCCGGTGATCATGTTCGAAGGCCTGATCGAAGGCGGCGTCATGATCAACAAGGAAGACTTCATCGCCGCGGCGCTGGCGGCGGTGCTGGTCGGCGGTCTCACCATCTTTTTCCAGAAGACCGCGATCGGCCGTGCGCTGCGCGCGGTGGCGGACGACCACCAGGCCGCGCAGTCGGTCGGTATTCCGCTGAACAAGACCTGGGTGATCGTGTGGTGCGTGGCAGGTCTGGTGGCGCTGGTGGCCGGCATCATCTGGGGCTCCAAGATGGGCGTGCAGTTCTCGCTCGTCACCGTCGCCCTGCGCGCCCTGCCGGTGGTCATCCTCGGCGGCCTGACCTCGGTGCCGGGCGCGATCGTCGGCGGCCTGATCATCGGTGTCGGCGAGAAGCTGTCCGAGGTGTACATCGGGCCGATGGTGGGTGGCGGCATCGAGATCTGGTTCGCCTACGTGATGGCGCTCATCGTGCTGCTGTTCCGGCCGCAGGGCCTGTTCGGCGAGAAGATCATCAACCGCGTCTGA
- a CDS encoding CaiB/BaiF CoA transferase family protein, translating to MTDTLNASARLPLAGVRVLDLTRLLPGPLATQHLADYGADVVKIEDTGAGDYARTLGAMGGDTSYLYQVVNRNKRSLRLDLKHPDGKAAFEKLVETADIVIEGFRPGVMDKLGLGYEALARINPRLVFCSISGYGQTGPYALRAGHDINYIGYAGVLDQIGTAGGAPAISNLQLGDLLGGTMSALFGVLVALVDARASGKGRLVDVSMTDGVMAHAIFPLTEVLANGRVRPRGEDLLTGEVPCYGVYRTADGRYMAVGALEEKFWHLVCDTLGRPDLKPAHLATGAAGAAARAEVAAIFGARTQAEWVGVFDAVDCCVTPVLTMEESLDNPQLRARGMVMEVGGVRQFGPPVRLSGMPAVQARPAPVVAGADSDTVLAEAGFSPADIERLRGAGAI from the coding sequence ATGACCGATACCCTGAATGCTTCAGCACGCCTGCCGCTGGCGGGTGTGCGCGTGCTCGACCTGACCCGCCTGCTGCCTGGTCCGCTCGCCACCCAGCATCTCGCCGATTACGGCGCGGATGTCGTCAAGATCGAGGACACCGGCGCGGGCGACTACGCGCGAACGCTCGGCGCGATGGGGGGCGACACCAGCTATCTGTACCAGGTGGTGAACCGCAACAAGCGCAGCCTGCGGCTCGATCTCAAGCACCCGGACGGCAAGGCCGCGTTCGAGAAGCTGGTGGAAACCGCGGACATCGTGATCGAGGGTTTTCGCCCCGGGGTGATGGACAAGCTGGGCCTCGGCTACGAGGCGCTGGCGCGCATCAACCCGCGACTGGTGTTCTGCAGCATCTCCGGCTATGGGCAGACCGGGCCGTATGCGCTGCGCGCCGGGCACGACATCAACTACATCGGCTACGCCGGCGTGCTCGACCAGATCGGCACCGCGGGCGGCGCGCCGGCGATCTCCAACCTGCAACTGGGTGACCTCCTCGGTGGCACGATGAGCGCGCTGTTCGGGGTGCTCGTGGCCCTGGTCGATGCGCGCGCGAGCGGCAAGGGGCGTCTCGTCGACGTCTCGATGACCGATGGCGTGATGGCGCATGCGATCTTTCCGCTGACCGAGGTGCTGGCCAATGGCCGCGTGCGGCCGCGCGGCGAGGACCTGCTGACCGGCGAGGTGCCGTGCTACGGCGTGTATCGCACGGCGGACGGGCGCTACATGGCGGTCGGCGCGCTGGAGGAAAAGTTCTGGCATCTGGTGTGCGACACGCTGGGCCGTCCCGACCTGAAGCCGGCGCACCTGGCCACCGGCGCGGCGGGCGCGGCGGCACGGGCGGAGGTGGCCGCCATCTTCGGCGCACGCACGCAGGCGGAGTGGGTCGGCGTGTTCGATGCCGTCGATTGCTGCGTGACCCCGGTGCTGACGATGGAGGAAAGCCTCGACAACCCGCAGCTGCGCGCGCGCGGGATGGTCATGGAGGTGGGCGGGGTCAGGCAGTTCGGCCCGCCGGTGCGACTGTCCGGGATGCCGGCCGTGCAGGCCCGGCCCGCACCGGTCGTCGCCGGCGCGGACAGCGATACGGTGCTGGCAGAGGCGGGCTTTTCGCCGGCCGATATCGAACGCCTGCGCGGGGCCGGCGCCATCTGA
- a CDS encoding ABC transporter substrate-binding protein — translation MKFRSLALAAAIASVGLSSAAFSPAANAQAQEQFFPVLVYRTGAYAANGNPWANGYVDYLKFINSQGGINGVKLSFEECEFGYATDRGVECYERLKGKNATLFQSLSTGVTFALTDKAAVDKIPLITAGYGRSESQDGSVFAWNFPLLGSYWVGADVAIQHIGQQEGGLDKLKGKKIALVYHDSPFGKEPIPVLQERAKLHGFDLQLLPVAHPGVEQKATWLQIRRDRPDHVLLWGWGVMNSTAIKEAQATGYPREKMLGIWWAGAEPDVKDVGAGAKGYSALALQHGAEPNSKVVKDILAALHDKGQGTGPKEEVGSVLYMRGLISAMLGVEGVRQAQERYGKGKVMTGEQVRWGLENLNLDQAKLDGMGFAGVMRPVQTTCTDHMGSSWVRVHTWDGSKWGFTSDWYQADDKVLRPMVLEAASKYAAEKNIQRRTAEQCAQ, via the coding sequence ATGAAATTCCGTTCCCTGGCCCTTGCGGCTGCCATTGCCTCGGTGGGGCTGTCGTCCGCCGCGTTCTCGCCTGCCGCCAACGCCCAGGCGCAGGAACAGTTCTTCCCCGTGCTGGTGTATCGCACCGGCGCCTATGCCGCCAACGGCAACCCCTGGGCGAACGGCTATGTCGATTACCTGAAGTTCATCAATTCGCAGGGCGGCATCAACGGCGTGAAGCTGTCGTTCGAGGAATGCGAGTTCGGCTATGCCACCGACCGTGGCGTGGAATGCTACGAGCGCCTGAAGGGCAAGAACGCCACCCTGTTCCAGAGTCTGTCGACGGGCGTCACCTTCGCACTGACCGACAAGGCCGCGGTCGACAAGATTCCGCTGATCACTGCCGGCTACGGCCGCAGCGAATCGCAGGACGGTTCGGTGTTCGCCTGGAACTTCCCGCTGCTGGGCTCGTACTGGGTGGGCGCCGACGTTGCCATCCAGCACATCGGCCAGCAGGAAGGCGGGCTGGACAAGCTCAAGGGCAAGAAGATCGCCCTGGTCTACCACGACAGCCCGTTCGGCAAGGAGCCGATCCCGGTGCTGCAGGAGCGCGCCAAGCTGCACGGCTTCGACCTGCAGCTGCTGCCCGTCGCCCACCCGGGCGTTGAGCAGAAGGCCACCTGGCTGCAGATCCGCCGCGACCGTCCCGATCACGTGCTGCTGTGGGGCTGGGGCGTGATGAACTCCACCGCCATCAAGGAAGCCCAGGCCACTGGCTACCCGCGCGAGAAGATGCTGGGCATCTGGTGGGCCGGTGCCGAACCGGACGTCAAGGACGTCGGCGCCGGTGCCAAGGGCTACAGCGCGCTCGCGCTGCAGCATGGCGCCGAGCCGAACAGCAAGGTCGTCAAGGACATCCTCGCCGCGCTGCATGACAAGGGCCAGGGTACGGGTCCGAAGGAAGAAGTCGGTTCCGTGCTTTACATGCGCGGCCTGATCTCCGCCATGCTGGGTGTCGAGGGCGTGCGCCAGGCGCAGGAGCGCTACGGCAAGGGCAAGGTCATGACCGGCGAGCAGGTGCGCTGGGGTCTGGAGAACCTCAACCTCGATCAGGCCAAGCTTGACGGGATGGGCTTTGCCGGCGTGATGCGCCCGGTCCAGACGACCTGCACGGACCACATGGGCTCGTCGTGGGTTCGCGTCCACACCTGGGACGGCTCGAAGTGGGGCTTCACGTCCGACTGGTACCAGGCCGACGACAAGGTGCTGCGCCCGATGGTGCTCGAGGCTGCGTCCAAGTATGCGGCCGAGAAGAACATCCAGCGCCGTACCGCCGAGCAGTGCGCGCAGTAA
- a CDS encoding ABC transporter ATP-binding protein codes for MNMTDMNPAAVAQPGRRFGDVILDLQNISLRFGGVKALTDISFNIREHEVRAIIGPNGAGKSSMLNVINGVYHPQEGKIMFRGEERKKMEPHMAAQQGIARTFQNIALFKGMSVLDNIMTGRTLKMKTNIFQQALWIGAARNEEIAHREKVEEIIDFLEIQHIRKTPVGALPYGLQKRVDLGRALAMEPQILLLDEPMAGMNVEEKQDMCRFILDISDQFGTTIVLIEHDMGVVMDISDRVVVLDYGKKIGDGTPDEVRNNQDVINAYLGSGH; via the coding sequence ATGAACATGACCGACATGAACCCCGCAGCCGTCGCCCAGCCGGGCCGCCGCTTCGGCGACGTGATCCTGGACCTGCAGAACATCTCGCTGCGTTTCGGCGGCGTGAAAGCGCTGACCGACATCAGCTTCAACATCCGCGAGCATGAGGTCCGCGCCATCATCGGCCCCAACGGTGCCGGCAAGAGCTCGATGCTGAACGTGATCAACGGCGTGTACCACCCGCAGGAAGGCAAGATCATGTTCCGCGGCGAGGAGCGCAAGAAGATGGAGCCGCACATGGCGGCCCAGCAGGGCATCGCGCGCACCTTCCAGAACATCGCGCTGTTCAAGGGCATGAGCGTGCTGGACAACATCATGACCGGCCGCACCCTGAAGATGAAGACCAACATCTTCCAGCAGGCCCTGTGGATCGGCGCAGCACGCAACGAGGAGATCGCGCACCGCGAGAAGGTCGAGGAGATCATCGACTTCCTCGAGATCCAGCACATCCGCAAGACGCCGGTGGGCGCGCTGCCCTACGGCCTGCAGAAGCGCGTCGACCTCGGTCGCGCGCTGGCGATGGAGCCGCAGATCCTGCTGCTCGACGAGCCGATGGCCGGCATGAACGTCGAGGAAAAGCAGGACATGTGCCGCTTCATCCTCGACATCAGCGACCAGTTCGGCACCACGATCGTGCTGATCGAACACGACATGGGCGTCGTGATGGACATCTCCGACCGCGTCGTGGTGCTCGACTACGGCAAGAAGATCGGCGACGGGACGCCGGACGAAGTCCGGAACAACCAGGACGTCATCAACGCCTATCTGGGCAGCGGTCACTGA